One Candidatus Omnitrophota bacterium DNA segment encodes these proteins:
- the panC gene encoding pantoate--beta-alanine ligase — translation MRVITDPQKLNNEIKKTKRSGRTVGFVPTMGALHLGHLSLIKQAAKDNDFIIVSIFVNPTQFGPNEDLKKYPHPLKNDLQLCSKAGVNLVFLPNAKIMYPEGFSTFVNVEGLSSVLCGASRPGHFRGVTTVVAKLLNIVEPDLLYLGQKDAQQAAIIGRMVKDLNFPVKVKVMPIVREPDGLAVSSRNHYLSKDQRIYAKVLFKSLSLAKSLIDNGQRDCVRLVSRMRQLIDKKKQVKIDYIAIVDPINLKPLKRIFGNCLVVLAVYIGKTRLIDNLVILRESATKPMADARRI, via the coding sequence ATGAGGGTTATAACTGATCCGCAGAAATTAAATAATGAAATTAAGAAAACCAAGCGTAGCGGTAGGACAGTTGGTTTTGTTCCCACAATGGGGGCTTTACATCTTGGGCATTTAAGCCTTATTAAACAGGCAGCCAAGGATAATGATTTTATTATAGTGAGTATATTTGTTAATCCTACTCAATTTGGTCCGAATGAGGATTTAAAAAAATATCCTCATCCACTTAAGAATGACCTTCAATTATGTTCTAAGGCAGGAGTGAATTTAGTTTTTCTGCCGAATGCTAAAATTATGTATCCAGAAGGTTTTTCTACTTTTGTTAATGTCGAGGGATTAAGCAGTGTTCTTTGTGGAGCATCTAGGCCCGGGCATTTTCGAGGGGTTACCACCGTTGTAGCTAAGTTGCTCAATATTGTTGAGCCAGACCTGCTTTACCTGGGGCAGAAAGACGCCCAGCAGGCAGCTATTATCGGCAGAATGGTTAAAGATTTAAACTTTCCAGTTAAGGTAAAAGTTATGCCTATTGTGCGCGAGCCTGATGGCTTAGCGGTCAGTTCTCGCAATCACTATTTAAGTAAAGATCAAAGAATATACGCCAAAGTTTTATTTAAGTCTTTATCCTTGGCAAAGTCTTTAATTGATAATGGCCAGCGTGATTGCGTAAGGTTAGTCAGTAGGATGAGGCAGCTTATTGACAAGAAGAAACAGGTAAAAATTGATTATATTGCGATAGTTGATCCAATAAATCTTAAACCGCTTAAGCGAATTTTCGGGAATTGTTTAGTTGTTTTAGCCGTATATATAGGCA